TCTATGTTGATTTAGAGTACCCTATAGGGTACTCTATAGGGTACCCTAAATAAATAAACACCCCAGCCCTCATATACCCAAACAGGTGTCGGATACCTAAAACATTCCGAATACATAACCCCTGGTTTTTAATAATTAATCTTTCTGGACACAATTTATTGTATAAATCAATATTTTTACAGCACCTAAAAATAGTCGTTTATCATAAAAAAAATCAGTTCTAATAAACTGATTTTTAAATACAATAATTTTGTAAACTTAAATACCCATGCCCTTATCCATAGCTTCATTAGCCAACGCGTCTGCTTCCTTGTTTAATTCACGCCTCACATGTGTATAAGATATTTTTTTAAAACTTTGTGACAAATTATAAATTTTAATATATAGGGGAGCCAATCCTGCATTTTTTACTTTGTATTCTTTTTTGAGCTGTTTCACCACCAACTCACTATCAAGATAGCAATCAAGTTCTGTGGCTTTGAGAGTTTTTGCTTTTTCTATTGCGGCAATGATGGCCCTGTATTCAGCTATATTGTTTGTAGCCTCGCCAATATACTCTGACACGGTAGCCACAAGTTCTCCTTTTTCATTTTTTAGGGTTGCGCCTATCCCAGCTGGCCCAGGATTCCCACGAGCACCACCGTCTGAATATATTGTTAACTTAATTGACATAGTCAAAAATTATTAATTATTAATTTTTAGTTTCGATTCAATTTTGAATTATTAAATTATTAAATATTAAACTAATAAACATTTATTCGAAATTCAAAATTATTCATTCGAAATTTTTTTAATATCCACTATTCTCATCTGAGGATCTGTTCTTCCATTAAATTTATTATTTTCCAGAGTATACACTATATCTATAGTATCACCTATATCTAGGTTTTTCCACTTTTCAGTCTGCCAAAAACCTAGAGCATTCAACATATTTGACCCTTGACCCAGGTCGGCTTCTCTCACTTCGTGATTCACCTCCTTCACCTTGCCGTTTTTTAGTCTCAATTTCAGATGTTGTCCATCTGCTCCCATTTTCATCTTATCCATCACTTTTACTTCCTCGGACAAAAAGAAT
The genomic region above belongs to Patescibacteria group bacterium and contains:
- a CDS encoding ribonuclease HI family protein, with amino-acid sequence MSIKLTIYSDGGARGNPGPAGIGATLKNEKGELVATVSEYIGEATNNIAEYRAIIAAIEKAKTLKATELDCYLDSELVVKQLKKEYKVKNAGLAPLYIKIYNLSQSFKKISYTHVRRELNKEADALANEAMDKGMGI